A region of Chloracidobacterium sp. DNA encodes the following proteins:
- a CDS encoding VCBS repeat-containing protein: protein MKKKSVYVMSLLLVFCFAKVAKSVCLTPTFDTLPALTVNRPLALAPGDFNRDGKPDLAILRDSLSPNGGLVQIWLGNSAGSFAWTGVDYSAVESNVVGITVAELNQDGLLDLAVVGGPSSNYVVAVLFGNGNGGFSTPTSFPIGSDPEDIATADFNNDGKIDIVTADFNGRVAAILPNNGNGNFGTAITIPTGITGGSNPAPIAIVTGSFNGDNNPDFLTVNNNDTVSVKLGNGNFTFSNPPTVPSNLAGSQQDIEIGDFNRDGVMDLATASYSASAPGSVVNIRLGAGSGLFSVPTPNTFPVTTSANHLAVADLNADGKPDIASANNGSSGSNNLTILLNADAGNFSGAYNFTAEVGRSEKVYAVDFDHNRSPDLLVLKEVGDNKIVRLKNTCTFPKRSTFDYEGDGKSDISVFRPSTGAWYLQQSQNGFFGNQFGLSTDRIVPADYDGDGKTDIAVYRPSNGFWYITNSSNGAFSYFAFGLAEDLPTPADYDGDGKADLSVFRPSTGTWYRQNSSDGVFVSIQFGLNGDKPTVGDFDDDGKSDIAVFRPSNGSWYRLNSSNGSFFGVQFGISTDLTVPGDYDGDNKTDIAVYRPSNGFWYVLSSLNGAVTYFNFGLSFDIPAQDDFDGDGKVDICVFRPSDGKWYRQNSSDGSFVAFQFGSNGDRPTQAAFRY from the coding sequence ATGAAAAAGAAATCCGTATATGTGATGTCCCTTTTATTGGTGTTTTGTTTTGCCAAAGTGGCGAAATCAGTTTGTCTGACGCCGACATTTGATACTTTGCCGGCATTGACGGTCAATCGTCCGCTGGCATTAGCGCCGGGAGATTTTAACCGCGACGGAAAACCGGATCTGGCGATTTTGCGAGACAGTTTGTCCCCCAACGGTGGTTTGGTACAAATCTGGCTAGGCAACAGCGCTGGCAGTTTTGCCTGGACGGGCGTTGACTACTCCGCAGTGGAGTCAAATGTTGTAGGAATTACCGTGGCAGAACTGAATCAGGATGGCTTGCTCGACCTTGCGGTTGTCGGCGGTCCAAGTTCAAATTATGTTGTTGCCGTATTATTCGGCAACGGCAACGGCGGTTTTAGCACCCCGACTTCATTTCCAATTGGAAGTGATCCAGAAGATATAGCGACAGCGGATTTTAATAATGATGGCAAGATAGATATTGTAACTGCTGATTTTAACGGCAGAGTTGCGGCTATTTTACCGAACAACGGCAACGGCAATTTTGGGACGGCTATCACAATACCTACCGGAATTACTGGCGGCTCAAATCCCGCGCCGATTGCCATAGTCACGGGCAGTTTCAACGGGGATAACAACCCGGACTTTCTGACCGTTAACAATAACGATACAGTTTCAGTTAAACTTGGGAACGGAAACTTCACTTTTAGCAACCCGCCGACCGTCCCGTCCAACCTAGCCGGGAGCCAACAGGATATTGAAATTGGAGATTTCAACCGCGATGGTGTCATGGATCTTGCAACTGCAAGTTACTCCGCCAGTGCACCTGGAAGTGTAGTGAATATTAGATTAGGTGCCGGAAGCGGCCTATTTTCCGTTCCAACACCTAACACCTTTCCGGTTACAACCTCAGCCAATCATCTCGCTGTAGCTGATCTTAACGCCGATGGCAAGCCCGATATTGCATCGGCAAATAATGGCTCATCAGGCAGCAATAATCTTACGATACTTCTGAACGCAGATGCCGGAAATTTTAGCGGAGCGTATAATTTCACTGCTGAAGTTGGGAGATCGGAAAAGGTCTATGCGGTTGATTTCGACCATAACCGAAGCCCCGATCTATTAGTCTTAAAAGAAGTAGGTGACAACAAAATAGTTCGATTGAAGAACACCTGCACATTTCCCAAACGCTCAACCTTTGATTATGAGGGCGACGGAAAGAGCGACATTTCAGTTTTCAGGCCATCAACGGGAGCATGGTACTTGCAGCAATCCCAGAACGGTTTCTTTGGGAACCAGTTTGGCCTCTCGACAGACAGAATCGTGCCGGCGGATTATGATGGTGACGGCAAGACGGACATTGCGGTTTATCGGCCCTCGAACGGTTTCTGGTATATCACAAACAGCTCCAATGGTGCCTTCTCATATTTCGCATTCGGACTGGCCGAAGATCTCCCGACGCCGGCCGATTACGACGGCGACGGAAAAGCTGACCTTTCTGTGTTTCGCCCTTCGACGGGCACATGGTATCGGCAAAATAGCTCAGATGGAGTTTTCGTTTCAATTCAATTCGGTTTGAATGGAGACAAGCCGACGGTTGGTGATTTTGACGATGACGGAAAGTCTGACATTGCTGTATTTCGACCGTCGAATGGCTCATGGTACAGGCTCAACAGTTCAAACGGCTCATTTTTTGGCGTTCAATTTGGCATATCTACTGATCTAACGGTTCCCGGCGACTACGATGGAGATAACAAGACGGACATTGCCGTCTATCGCCCATCGAACGGCTTCTGGTATGTGCTGAGCAGCTTGAACGGAGCGGTGACGTATTTCAACTTCGGGCTTTCTTTCGACATTCCGGCACAGGACGATTTTGACGGCGACGGAAAAGTAGATATCTGTGTTTTCCGTCCATCAGACGGCAAATGGTACCGGCAAAACAGCTCAGATGGCTCCTTTGTCGCTTTCCAATTCGGTTCAAATGGCGATAGGCCGACCCAAGCCGCTTTTCGATACTAA
- a CDS encoding cellulase family glycosylhydrolase — translation MNHLTTKLLLTIAFIFCISGSSAALPRRGFMLDTLSINVAKAQHDVNLIADDGGNLVRFPIYFSTSYCDVGCWLSFAEQVQAVANSRGIVTVLDFHHPGPCPPGSANCSTITDENNFVAKWGLFAQRFANKSRVWYDLLNEPANSDWSRIALRAAQTIRAHDSHNAIVYAARGSTTSQASSSTFRPLPGISNQIVEFHFWDWWPTVQFYDPSVSSRYRYVGSAGSASSTAYTLAQLQAKLENVRRFGATHGVPVYIGEVGINRSHRDAARFLRDFTTECKTKGIHLTVHAFREADVWNYELNQDAWRILTSWLRG, via the coding sequence ATGAATCACTTAACTACTAAATTATTGCTAACCATAGCATTCATATTCTGTATTTCAGGAAGTTCCGCGGCTCTTCCGAGACGGGGATTTATGCTGGATACGCTCTCGATAAACGTGGCAAAAGCTCAGCATGATGTGAATCTGATCGCTGACGACGGTGGAAATCTTGTTCGGTTTCCGATCTACTTCAGTACTTCATACTGTGATGTTGGTTGCTGGTTAAGCTTTGCAGAGCAAGTACAGGCAGTAGCAAATTCGCGTGGAATTGTTACGGTTTTGGATTTTCATCACCCCGGCCCCTGTCCTCCCGGATCAGCGAATTGCTCAACAATTACTGATGAAAATAATTTCGTCGCCAAATGGGGATTGTTTGCTCAGCGTTTCGCGAATAAGTCGCGGGTTTGGTACGACCTGTTGAATGAACCGGCGAATTCAGATTGGAGCCGAATTGCACTCCGCGCTGCGCAGACAATTCGAGCGCATGATTCACACAACGCGATCGTTTACGCTGCCCGCGGATCAACAACGAGTCAAGCATCAAGCTCTACTTTTCGCCCATTGCCCGGCATTTCAAATCAAATTGTCGAATTTCATTTTTGGGATTGGTGGCCAACTGTTCAATTCTACGACCCAAGCGTTTCCAGTCGTTATCGGTACGTTGGAAGTGCTGGTAGTGCTAGCAGCACGGCCTATACCCTTGCTCAGTTACAGGCAAAACTTGAAAACGTGCGCCGATTCGGGGCTACTCATGGAGTTCCAGTTTATATCGGCGAAGTCGGGATAAACCGGAGCCACCGAGACGCAGCAAGATTCCTGCGTGATTTTACCACCGAGTGCAAAACGAAAGGAATCCACCTGACTGTCCATGCATTCAGAGAGGCTGATGTTTGGAATTATGAATTAAACCAAGACGCTTGGCGGATCCTAACTAGCTGGCTCCGAGGTTAG
- a CDS encoding CHAT domain-containing protein, with product MPAIGGVLVVLLVCVLPHVRGQETQHPLLISGKSLERELKGDDVHSYNLELTAGHFLNLVVEQKGIDVVVTLFDPNGKKSWEVDGPNGADGPEAVSIIAEISGNYRLEVRSLEKTATPAKYEIEIKELRISTEKDKSRVAAEQIFTQGRQIESVGTAQSLRQAIQYYEKTLTIFRSIGETNREADALNTIAVQYYSLGEIRKALEYSLKAVPLFHAVENYPDEGATLHNTSLLYYTLGEYGKSLEYLYRSLDIWKKLDNKLGEANALNGIAKNYSSLGESEKGLTHYQEALIIARTFLPNNKKIEAQVLRNLGGLFLEIGQNQKAVEHYNLALPIFKHLNDKHGESNVLSGIASVYKNSDSKTEKLKAIKFFEQALSIQKIIGDKNGEAHTLQNIGVILFDLGEKLSGIEHYLNSLIISREVGNKQLEAEGLLNLMIAYKSFGMSKLAGCYGKLSVNNLQNLRQSQQNLDYQTQKSFLRKIGRSYRELIDLLISQGRLAEAQQALNVFKDQQFFDFEQKQQLNPLSFTPREAEMVSRFDRIFNEIGATRGKISELRRIVGNRPPNEDEAKQLQQLELQLKTAKDELNNFIKQAEIEFAAPSDEKDKIPEIADLKEMQTAMRELSQQTGQKTAAVYQFVGDEKYSSLLITSDSIEVASYPIKGAELNRKALQLWKLLQSPESDPRPLAADLYKIVFAPLAPKLPKDTRTILWSLDGSLRYVPVAALYDGRNYLVEKYQNVLFTRADKERLTRQVSTHWTGAGFGTTKAHTVELQGKRFAFDALGQVTFEMGRIFKQADSKGLYDGDVLLDDKFTKSSMLAELKTPRSFVHISSHFRFEPGNEARSFLLLGDGDVFTLNEMKRERDLFKGVELLTLSACQTASQLTDANGREVDALAELAQRLGAGAVMASLWDVDDISTADLMSNFYGAYRKDRKSTGATKAQALQQAQLSLLNGQIKRTPLNNKRRAKDSENFYAEIKIDNAYKIPYKTKASAPLAHPFYWAPFVIFGNYK from the coding sequence ATGCCAGCAATTGGAGGGGTGTTAGTGGTTTTGCTAGTCTGTGTTTTGCCGCATGTTCGCGGACAAGAAACCCAGCATCCACTCTTAATTTCTGGGAAGTCACTCGAACGCGAGCTAAAAGGCGACGACGTCCATTCGTATAACCTCGAGCTGACCGCCGGGCATTTTCTCAATCTCGTCGTTGAACAAAAAGGGATTGATGTGGTCGTGACTCTGTTTGACCCGAACGGCAAAAAATCGTGGGAAGTTGACGGCCCGAACGGAGCGGATGGACCTGAAGCGGTTTCAATAATTGCCGAAATCTCAGGAAACTACCGTCTGGAAGTGCGGTCGCTTGAAAAAACGGCGACACCCGCCAAATATGAGATAGAAATTAAAGAACTGAGAATTTCAACTGAAAAAGACAAAAGTCGCGTTGCCGCCGAACAAATATTTACGCAAGGCCGTCAAATTGAATCAGTCGGTACCGCACAATCATTACGGCAAGCTATCCAATATTATGAAAAAACCCTGACGATATTTCGCAGTATTGGAGAAACCAACCGCGAAGCGGACGCACTGAACACCATTGCCGTTCAATACTATTCGCTTGGAGAAATTCGGAAGGCGCTCGAATACAGTCTAAAAGCAGTTCCGCTTTTTCATGCCGTCGAGAATTATCCTGATGAGGGAGCGACACTCCACAATACTTCCCTTTTATATTACACGCTTGGCGAATACGGAAAATCGCTCGAATACCTCTATAGATCTTTGGATATATGGAAAAAGCTCGACAATAAGTTGGGCGAAGCGAATGCCCTAAACGGGATTGCCAAAAATTACTCAAGTTTGGGCGAATCCGAGAAAGGGTTGACTCATTATCAAGAGGCTTTAATTATAGCCAGAACTTTTTTACCTAATAACAAAAAAATCGAAGCCCAAGTATTAAGAAATCTCGGCGGATTGTTTCTTGAAATTGGTCAGAACCAAAAAGCCGTTGAACATTACAATTTAGCTCTGCCTATTTTTAAACATCTGAATGACAAACACGGCGAATCAAACGTTCTGTCCGGTATCGCCTCCGTTTATAAAAATTCCGATAGCAAGACGGAAAAACTAAAAGCAATTAAATTTTTCGAGCAGGCATTGTCAATTCAGAAAATTATCGGTGACAAAAACGGTGAAGCCCATACCTTGCAAAATATTGGTGTGATTCTTTTTGATTTGGGCGAAAAACTGAGCGGGATTGAGCATTATTTAAACTCGCTGATAATCAGCCGGGAAGTCGGCAATAAACAATTGGAAGCCGAAGGTTTATTAAATCTGATGATTGCTTATAAATCTTTCGGCATGTCAAAGCTGGCCGGATGTTACGGAAAGCTTTCCGTAAATAATCTACAAAACCTTCGACAATCGCAGCAGAATTTAGATTATCAAACTCAAAAAAGTTTTCTGCGAAAAATTGGACGCAGTTATCGAGAACTAATCGACTTGTTGATTTCACAAGGTCGCCTGGCTGAAGCTCAACAAGCTCTTAATGTTTTCAAAGATCAACAATTTTTTGATTTTGAACAAAAACAACAATTAAATCCGCTGTCGTTCACGCCCCGTGAAGCTGAAATGGTTTCACGTTTTGATCGGATATTCAATGAAATTGGCGCAACCCGCGGCAAGATTTCGGAACTCCGGCGCATAGTAGGAAATCGTCCGCCGAATGAGGATGAAGCCAAACAATTACAGCAACTCGAATTGCAGCTCAAAACCGCGAAGGACGAATTAAACAATTTTATCAAACAAGCCGAAATCGAATTTGCCGCGCCATCCGACGAGAAGGATAAAATCCCGGAAATTGCCGACCTGAAAGAAATGCAAACCGCTATGCGCGAGCTTTCGCAGCAGACCGGACAAAAAACGGCTGCTGTTTATCAATTCGTTGGCGATGAAAAATACAGTTCGCTGTTGATTACATCCGACTCGATTGAAGTGGCTTCTTACCCGATAAAAGGTGCGGAACTCAACCGGAAAGCCTTGCAGTTGTGGAAGCTGTTACAGTCACCGGAGAGTGATCCGCGTCCACTTGCCGCAGATCTTTATAAAATAGTTTTTGCGCCGCTGGCGCCAAAACTGCCAAAAGATACGAGAACGATTCTCTGGTCTCTGGACGGCAGTCTGCGCTACGTCCCGGTTGCAGCATTGTATGACGGAAGGAATTATCTGGTCGAAAAGTATCAAAATGTGCTATTTACTCGTGCCGACAAAGAGAGACTTACTCGTCAGGTATCGACTCACTGGACAGGAGCAGGATTTGGAACCACAAAGGCCCATACGGTTGAATTACAGGGCAAACGTTTCGCCTTTGATGCGCTAGGCCAGGTAACCTTTGAGATGGGTCGCATTTTTAAGCAGGCTGACTCAAAGGGCTTATATGATGGGGACGTCTTGTTGGACGACAAATTCACAAAATCCTCAATGCTAGCCGAGCTAAAAACGCCTCGTTCATTTGTTCACATCTCATCACACTTTAGATTTGAACCCGGGAATGAAGCCCGCTCATTTCTTTTGCTGGGCGATGGAGATGTCTTTACTCTGAATGAAATGAAACGCGAACGCGATCTGTTCAAAGGCGTCGAGCTATTGACGCTTTCTGCATGTCAAACAGCATCGCAGCTGACTGACGCAAATGGACGTGAAGTCGATGCACTGGCTGAATTGGCACAACGATTGGGCGCTGGAGCGGTCATGGCCTCGCTTTGGGACGTCGATGACATTTCCACTGCGGATTTGATGAGTAACTTCTATGGTGCTTACCGTAAAGATCGAAAATCAACCGGAGCAACCAAGGCTCAGGCATTACAGCAGGCGCAGCTTTCGTTACTAAACGGCCAGATCAAACGCACACCGTTAAATAATAAACGTAGGGCGAAAGATTCGGAAAACTTTTACGCTGAGATCAAAATAGACAACGCATACAAAATACCATACAAAACGAAAGCTAGCGCTCCACTTGCTCATCCGTTCTATTGGGCGCCATTTGTTATTTTTGGTAATTATAAGTAG
- a CDS encoding sigma-70 family RNA polymerase sigma factor, translating into MRDTQNKARWTLTADALDLLIGAIQKDGLDATSEYIRTRSSLVRYFETNGTAVDADMLADETLDRVAKQLAEGKALELRGSRAYFFAVARLVLLENIRRSRRFVSIDDPDNPTELANTTESVVEDMYDRIKREIGLDAVVKCRDRLSGQEREILAIYDEGRGREKIDRRNALAEKLGKTKSTLIVAVSRIRTKIKDCVRSKLGPDFALETL; encoded by the coding sequence ATGCGAGATACACAGAACAAAGCAAGATGGACATTGACTGCGGATGCCCTTGATTTGCTTATTGGTGCTATTCAAAAAGATGGACTGGATGCCACTTCCGAATATATCCGCACCCGAAGCTCGCTTGTTCGATACTTCGAGACAAATGGAACAGCGGTAGATGCGGATATGCTTGCCGACGAGACACTTGACCGCGTCGCAAAGCAACTTGCGGAAGGTAAAGCCCTTGAACTCAGAGGTTCGAGGGCTTATTTCTTCGCCGTTGCTAGGCTTGTTTTGTTGGAAAATATTCGCCGGTCCCGGCGGTTTGTATCGATTGATGATCCTGATAACCCCACGGAGTTAGCTAACACAACCGAATCAGTAGTTGAAGATATGTATGATCGCATCAAACGTGAAATTGGTCTTGATGCCGTCGTCAAATGCAGAGACCGACTATCAGGCCAGGAAAGGGAAATTCTCGCTATCTATGATGAAGGAAGAGGGCGAGAAAAAATAGACCGGCGAAACGCCCTGGCGGAAAAGCTTGGCAAGACGAAAAGCACACTAATTGTTGCAGTCTCGCGGATCCGAACCAAGATCAAAGATTGTGTTCGATCAAAACTCGGGCCTGATTTTGCTCTGGAAACCTTGTAG
- a CDS encoding CHAT domain-containing protein: MTVRKKVTVAAILSFYFFLLCTLAVKAQSPPSTEQKLILAEKTFNEANVIYQQGTPESLRLALEKFESAVKLFRDLEDKKNEAKALLTIGEIYIDLGERAKALDYLGQTLAVVKQDNDTQTEAPLLNSIGEVYDGLGEYNKAIENYEKALVVTRQIVNEDLEAIILSNIGLVYIYLGERQKALDTLHQSLEIKRKIGNRGGQAVTLGTIGGVYYTSGENQEALKYFTQSLVLIRQAGNKTPEKKQEARSLKNIGAIYIRLGEYSKAFEYLTQSLLLRRQINDKDGEATTLRNLMNTCVGLKLPRYAAYFGKQSVNVYQQLRANIQSLDKETQRSYLNSVEDSYRSLAENLIAENRLAEAEQTINSFKDQQFFDLDSVSSKKPVRLTLTPREADYAARYEIESKAVTEIDTQLESLKNEIGERQPNTEESAQIKTLENDLKNAKETWLKSINNGLVEFATPPDDKDRVPVIADLVEMQAALTELSQQTGQKTVAVYQFVGTEKYRSLLITPDSIDGISYPVKGMDLNQKALQLWRLLQTPDYDPQPIAAELYKMVFEPLAAKLPKDTKTILWSMDGNLRYVPMATLHDGKGYLVERFNNAIFTRADKERLTRSVSGSWTGTGLGSSKEHKVEILGKKFTFEPLFGVKNEMTRIFGRNNPNGIFPGEVLLDAEFTKAAMLSSLRKHRPLVHIASHFKFEAGDDSRSFLILGDGSTFTLDEMKNEKGLFGGVELLTLSACQTAAQRPDATGKEVDGFAELAQRLGAGSIMASLWELSDDSTAELMTRFYRTYNNEKTSKTEALRKAQLSLLKGYYKDNPTTRRRKAFGEVIDVSNIKIEIAKLHAHKPGKNAPFDHPFYWAPFIIIGNFK; this comes from the coding sequence ATGACAGTCAGAAAAAAGGTTACCGTCGCGGCTATCTTGAGTTTTTACTTTTTTTTACTTTGCACGCTGGCGGTTAAGGCTCAATCTCCTCCATCAACAGAACAGAAACTCATTTTAGCCGAAAAGACATTTAATGAAGCAAATGTTATTTATCAGCAAGGTACACCGGAATCCCTGAGGTTGGCACTGGAAAAGTTTGAGAGTGCAGTCAAACTTTTTAGGGATCTTGAGGATAAGAAAAATGAAGCTAAAGCGCTATTGACCATCGGCGAAATTTATATCGATTTAGGTGAGCGAGCAAAGGCGTTGGATTATCTCGGTCAGACACTGGCCGTAGTGAAGCAAGATAATGACACACAGACAGAAGCTCCCCTTTTAAACAGTATTGGCGAGGTTTATGATGGGCTTGGCGAATATAACAAAGCAATTGAAAATTACGAGAAAGCCTTAGTAGTAACAAGACAAATCGTTAACGAAGACCTTGAAGCCATCATACTAAGCAATATCGGTTTAGTTTATATATATTTAGGTGAAAGACAGAAAGCTCTCGATACCCTTCATCAATCCCTGGAAATCAAGCGCAAGATCGGTAATAGAGGCGGGCAAGCCGTCACGCTTGGCACAATTGGCGGGGTTTATTATACGTCCGGCGAGAATCAGGAAGCATTAAAATATTTCACCCAATCCTTAGTGCTTATTCGTCAAGCGGGAAATAAGACGCCAGAAAAAAAACAAGAAGCGCGCAGTCTAAAAAATATTGGTGCGATCTATATAAGACTAGGAGAATATTCAAAGGCATTCGAATATCTAACACAGTCTTTATTGCTCAGAAGACAAATCAATGACAAAGATGGCGAAGCCACGACCTTGCGCAACCTAATGAATACTTGTGTGGGCCTAAAACTTCCGCGCTATGCTGCTTATTTCGGAAAGCAGTCCGTCAATGTTTATCAACAACTCCGCGCAAATATTCAAAGCCTTGACAAGGAAACTCAACGCTCTTACCTTAATTCGGTGGAAGATTCCTATCGGTCTCTCGCTGAAAATCTGATTGCCGAAAACCGGCTTGCAGAAGCCGAGCAAACGATCAATTCATTCAAGGATCAGCAGTTTTTTGATCTAGATTCAGTGTCTTCAAAAAAGCCTGTACGACTGACTCTCACGCCTCGTGAAGCTGACTACGCTGCTCGATACGAAATAGAGAGTAAAGCCGTAACCGAAATTGATACCCAACTCGAAAGCCTCAAGAATGAGATCGGAGAACGGCAGCCAAATACAGAAGAATCTGCACAAATCAAAACACTCGAAAATGATCTAAAAAATGCAAAGGAAACATGGCTGAAGAGTATCAATAACGGCCTAGTCGAATTTGCGACTCCCCCTGACGACAAAGATAGAGTTCCGGTTATTGCTGATCTTGTGGAAATGCAAGCTGCGCTGACCGAGCTCTCGCAGCAAACAGGACAAAAAACGGTTGCTGTTTATCAGTTTGTTGGAACGGAAAAATATAGATCATTGCTGATCACACCTGATTCGATCGATGGTATTTCATACCCAGTAAAAGGGATGGACCTGAATCAGAAAGCCTTGCAATTGTGGAGGTTGCTGCAAACGCCAGACTATGATCCACAGCCAATTGCGGCCGAACTCTACAAAATGGTATTCGAGCCTCTGGCCGCTAAATTACCTAAGGACACGAAAACGATTCTTTGGTCGATGGACGGCAATCTCCGTTATGTGCCGATGGCGACTTTGCACGACGGCAAGGGCTATCTTGTTGAACGCTTTAATAATGCCATTTTCACCCGCGCTGATAAAGAACGATTGACCCGATCCGTTTCAGGCAGTTGGACCGGGACAGGATTGGGCAGCAGCAAGGAGCACAAAGTTGAAATTCTCGGTAAGAAGTTTACTTTTGAACCGCTTTTTGGTGTCAAAAATGAAATGACACGAATTTTCGGAAGGAATAATCCGAATGGAATTTTTCCAGGCGAGGTTTTGCTGGATGCTGAGTTTACCAAAGCCGCCATGCTTTCATCTTTGAGAAAACATCGGCCGCTGGTGCATATCGCCTCGCATTTCAAATTTGAGGCAGGAGACGATTCTCGTTCATTTTTGATACTAGGTGATGGTTCGACGTTCACTCTGGATGAAATGAAAAACGAAAAAGGGTTGTTTGGCGGTGTCGAACTCCTCACTTTGTCGGCGTGCCAAACTGCCGCACAACGTCCAGACGCTACAGGAAAAGAGGTTGACGGCTTTGCTGAATTGGCACAAAGATTGGGCGCTGGATCAATAATGGCTTCGTTGTGGGAATTGTCGGATGATTCGACAGCTGAACTAATGACAAGGTTTTATCGGACCTACAATAACGAAAAAACAAGTAAAACTGAAGCACTTAGAAAAGCCCAACTATCGTTGCTCAAAGGGTATTATAAAGATAATCCCACTACACGGCGTCGAAAAGCTTTTGGTGAAGTGATTGACGTTTCTAACATTAAGATAGAAATAGCAAAATTACACGCCCATAAACCCGGGAAAAATGCTCCGTTTGACCATCCGTTTTACTGGGCGCCATTCATTATCATTGGGAATTTCAAGTAG